TTGGGCCAGGGCGCCGCCCAGACTGTGCCCGGTGCTGACCACCCGGCCGCCCTGCGCGGCGGCGTGCTTGAGCTGCACGCGAATCAGGTCGCGGTTGGGCAGATACTGGCCGTACCCAGGGCCACGGACGTTCATGTCCCCGGCCACGGTGTCGCGCACGCTCTCCAGTTCTTTCGTCTCGGCCTTGGCCCGGTCGGGCACCTGCCAGGGCATGCTGACGCCTTCTGTGCCCCGGAAGGCCGCGAAGGTCTGCGTGTATTTGGCCCCCTTGCCCGGCGTGAACAGGCGCATCTGCAAGCCCCAGCGCCCGTGAATGGTGCGCCCGGCGACGTACCCCATCGTCTTAAGCAACTGGCCGGTGGATGAGCTTGACTTGGCCTGCTTGGCGTCGCTGAGGTCGGTTTCGTTGCTGTACGCCGCGGAGATGGCCAGTTGCTCGGCGAAGGCATCGAAGCTCAGGTGGGCATTCAGGGGCTGGCTGTAATGCTTATTGACCTGGTCCCGCAGAGCTGCGGGGAGGCCCTTGAGTTTCTGCGCGATGTCGGTCAGCAGCGTTCGCCCTGTGCTTTGCTTGTACAGCAGCGCCAACTGTTCAGGCTCGGTGCAGGACTTGAGCAGGTTGGCGAGCTTGAGCATCGCTTCTTTGGACATCGGCATGGGGGAGTTCCAGCCGGGGAGCTGATAGCCAACGGTGCGGATGATCTGCGCGGCCGTTACGCCACTGGCGGGCGGGGCGGCCGCCGGGGCCGCGGCCTTGGTGGTCTGGCCCGAGGGCTGCTGGGCTTGAGGTTTGGGGGTGAAGGTCACAGGCTCCTCCTGAAGGTCCACCTTAGACCATGCGGCCGCGCGGCGCCGCTGATTCTGACCAGGTGTCCAGCCGCAGCGCTTGGCCTCAAGCGAGAGGAGAATTCTGTCAGGAAAGTCGCAACGCTGTCATTTCACAGGGTTACCACACCTCTGGTGTCCGCACGAGCCAACTCACGTTCGGCTGTGCTGGCGGGATCTTCCGCTCACTCACCTCCTTCCCCTACGTGTCTCAGGCCTCGACAACTTCCTCAACCCACTCGGTCCACCACGGTGGCACCGCTGCTGCGGGCATCGGCCGCCCAAACAGATACCCTTGCATCGCCGTACACCCCAGGTTCAGCAGCACTCCGGCCTGATCGTCTGTCTCCACACCTTCGGCAATCACGTCCAACTTCAAGCTCCGGGCCAAAGCGATAATGGCGGTGACCACCGCAGACGCCTGCTCATCCCCCGGCACTCCTCGCAGGAACGAGCGGTCAATCTTCAGCACATCTACGGGGAACGTCTTGAGATAACTCAGGCTGGAGTAACCAGTCCCAAAATCATCAATCGACACCCGCACCCCGAACCCTTTGAGGGCCGTCAAGGTTTGCTGCACCTGACCCACGTTCGCCATGAGCATGCTTTCCGTCAGTTCCAGCTCCAACTGTTCTGGCGCCAGGCCACTGACCTGCAAGCACCGCTGAACGGTCTCTAAGAAACTGGCATGGGTGAACTGCACCGGCGAGATATTGACAGAGACCGTCAGCGCCATCCCATGCTGATGTGCCCACGCCTGACTTTGCCGGCAGGCCTGCTCCAGCACCCAGGCGCCCAAGGGCAGAATCAGCCTCGTCTCTTCGGCGACTGGAATGAAGTCAAGAGGGGAGACCAGCTGGCCACCCGGCCGGACCCAGCGCAGTAAGGCTTCAACCCCGAGCACCTGCCGGCTCTGGAGATCAATTTTGGGCTGGTAGACCAGCGTGAACTGCTGCTGTTCAACCGCCAGTCGGAGGTCTGTGTGAAGGGTCTGTCGTGAGACCGCTGCCTGATGGAGATCAGCGGAAAAGAAGCTGTGCCGGTTGCGCCCCTCGCCTTTCGCGCGGTACATGGCGGCATCTGCGTGCTGGAGGAGCGTCTCCGTATCTTGTCCATCCTCGGGGTACAGCGCTACACCCAGGCTCAACGTAATATTCAGCTGACGGCCAGCAACGGTGTACGGCGCCGTGACCGCCTGCATCAGCTTGTCGATGACACGCTCGACGTGTTCGGTGGCCCGCACGTCCGGCAGCAAAATGATGAACTCATCCCCACCCTGCCGGCTGACCGTATCGGACGCGCGCAGTGCCCCACGAAGCCGGTCCGCCACGGCTTGCAGGAGCTCATCACCGACATGGTGACCGAGGGCGTCATTCACATGCTTGAAGTGGTCCAGATCCAGAAACAGCACCGCGAAGCGCGTCTTGAGCCGCCTGGCCTGCTGGATGGTCTCAAAGACCCGGTCTTGAAGCAGCACCCGGTTCGGCAAGTCAGTCAGGACGTCGTGCTGAGCCAGGTAGCGCATCCGCTCGGAGAGCACCCGCGCCTCACTGACATCGTGGAACACGAAGACTCCACCCAGCAGTCCACCGTTTTTCTTGACGATGGGGGCGGCCGATTCCACGATGGCGTGGACCTGTCCATGCCGGTCGGTGAGCAGTTCATCCCGCTCAACATCAATGCGGCGACGTTCCTGAAGCGCCAACCGGAGGGGATGCGCGGTGAGGGCGTCAGGCTGGGCCGCCGTGAGGGGAATGACCTGCTCCACCGCCTGGCCCTGGGCTTCCTCCGCCGTCCACCCGGTCAAACTCTGCGCCACCGGGTTAATAAAAGTGATATGGCCAGTGGGATCGGTGGTGATCACGCCGTCCCCGATGGAGTTGAGGGTGGTGCGGGCCCATTCCCGTTCCTCGATCAGGGTGAGTTCCGCCTGTCGGCGCTCGGTAATGTCCATCGCCATGACGAAAAAGCCTTGGACGCCTTCAGGTTGCTGATCTGGAATATACGAGAAGAGGGCGTACCGTTCCCGGCCAGCCGGATCGGTAAACAGGCGCTCGAAATGCTGAGGTTCGCCGGCCAGGGCGGCGCGCATGTGGGGCTCGTTCAGCGCAAACATAGCCTCGCCAATCACATCGCGGATGTGGATGTCCTGCATCTCCTGAGGACTGCGGCCGTACCATTCTTGGTAGGCGGCGTTGCCGAACTGGTGCCGGAGTGCCCGGTCCTTATACCCGACGATGCCGGGCAAATGATCCATGATGGTGCGCAACCGGTCCTGCGTGCGCTGCAAGGCCTCTTGCGTGCTCAGGGACGTACTGGCCGCGTTCGTTACGGGCAACGCCTTACGCTCAGCGTGCAGGACGAAGTGCGCCTGCTCGGTCACCTGGACTTGCAGCAAGATCAAAGGCGGGGCTGGCGGTGGCTGGGGGACAGCAGAGAGATTGAGTTCGAGGGTCGTCCCTGCAGGGACGAGCAGGTCAGGATGTGGACGGGCGGTGAGGGTCAAACTGGTTGGGTGAGCCGTCCAGAAGTGTTCAAGGGCTCGCTGCGCCAGGTCATCATCCGGGTGAACCAGTTGGGCCAGGGAGGGGGCGTCTGGCGTGGGTGAGTAAGCCAGGAAGGCGGGATTCGCGTCGAGAGGGTGGCCCATGGAGTCAAGGAGGGCAGTGCCCTGGGACGAGCAGCCGAAGAGTGTTGAAAAAGGCAGGGGTCCCAGGGCCATACGTCACCGTACTTGGCGTGCTCTGACAATCCTGTCATGCACGGTACGGTGCCCCTGTCTTCGAGAGCAAAAGAACAGCTGCCAAACCGACTGCTCTTGCCGACCAGACACAGAGGGCAGGTGTCCGCATTTTGCTAGCGGCACGGGCAACGATGGCGATTGAGAGAGGCAAAAACTGGGCTGCGCCTAGCGGAAAAACCGCTCTTCGACCTTCGCCGTCCAGCTGGCCGTCGCCGCTTTGTAGGCGGCCTCGTGGCAGTCGGCATCACCCCGGCGGGCCTCCACCGTCATGCGCTCGGCGCGCAGCTGGTCTGCGACGCGGCCCCACGCACCTTGGTGACTGCAGAGGCCTCCATCTGCACCGCAGGCGTAGGAACGTAATCCTGGCAGTCCTGACCGACGTCCGTGCCATCGTCGCCCTCCTCCTGCACGTCGGGGGTAAGCACGTGATCTTGGCGCTCGGCGCCGGCGGCAGGGACCGCTTCGGTTTGCAGCTCGGCCCAGGGGGCAGCGGCGTGGGGGGCAGCTCAGTCTCTTCGCCAGCCGCCTTCAGGATGTCGCGGGCCTCAGCCTCCACGCACGGGGTTTTCAGGCAGCGAGGGTTGTGGGCGGCGTTGCCACCCCCGCCCGCTTCTAGGCTTTCCTTCATCCTGCCCAGCAGGATGTGGGCTTCGTCCAAAGTGGTCATCAGCGCTTCGTTCATGATGCGAGTTTTGCTTGGGACAGAGCGCCGGTGGTGTGTCCTCTGTGTACGAGAAAGCGCTGCTGTGAGTGGGAAAAATAGCAATCAGATTGACCAAAAATGTGTGGGAATGAGTGTCTATTTTCCTTCGCTTCGTGGCCACCTATTCGGGTACAAATGGGGACGGCTCTCCACCAATGAACGTGCAAGCCACATCCCCGAGCGGAACGTCCTCGCCCACATCCTGGTGCACCGCCACCACCCGGCGCATGACAACATCGACGGCAGCGCCAGAGTCAATGGCGGTCAATTCTGCTGGGGTGACGAAGCCGGTCACGGACACCCCGCCCAGGGTCAAATGGAGCATTTCAGAGGCTTCGGCAGCATCAGGCATCCGTTGAGCATAGAGCCTACTCAGCGTCCTTCAAGCGGTGTTCGGTGGTCAAGGGCTGAGCTGCATGGGTCAGCTGAGCACAACAATGCGCCGCCCCAGGAGCAGGGCGGCGCAGGCAAGAGCGGTCAGGGCAGGCGGGCGTGCCCCACGAACAGACGGCAGCCCTCCTTAGGGCAGGCCACAGACAACTCCAGCAGGCGCCAGTCCCAGCCGGTGGGGGTGGCGGCCCAAGCCCCGGCCAGGGGCAGGTGCGCCATCCCACGTAGGTCCACGTCCACCGCGCCCAGGGCCTGCAGGTCGGCCTGCAGGTCGGGCAGGGTGCCGCGCAGGGGACGGGTGCGGGCCAGGTCGAGGGCCTCCTGGCCGACACTGAGGTTGTCGCGGGTGATGAGGCGGGCTTGGACGCCGCCGCGCATGAGGGGCAGGGCGCGGGCGGCCTGGCCGAAGGCCTGGGCGGTGAGGGTCTGGCCTTGCTCCAGACGGCAGCAGGGGTCGCCGAGCAGGTGGTGGGTCTGGGTATAGGCGTGCTGGACCTGGCGGCGCAGGGGGCGGTCACGGCCGGGGCGGCCGGGCTGGAGACGGAGGTTGGTGGCGCGCAGGACGTACTGGAAGGCCTCGGTGCGGGTGCTCATGAGTTTTGCTTGGTTGAGAGGCCGAGTGGTGTGTCGGTTGCGTGTAGATAGAGCGCGTGCCAGACGGCATCCGGCGCCACGGTGGCGCAGAATTGGTCGTCCGGCGCCAAGGTGACCGTCACGGTGCGTCGGCCATCCCAGTGCGAGGGCAGGGCCAGGGAGGCGAAAGCAGCGGTGCTGGCGACGGCGCTGGTGCAGGGAACGTCGCGTTCGTACATACTGGCAGCGTTGCTTGGACGACAGGGCTGTTGACGTGTCGCTTGTGTGTCTGAAACGGCACAAACCTGTCTTCCCCGGCTGTTCGTACCGGTACGAACGCTAGTCCGATTCGCGCAGCAGCGCGGCGGGCATACGGGCCAACCACTTCTCCACGGCCTGTTGGTCATCCGCCGACAGGCCAGCCATGAAGCGCCGGCTGCCCAGTTGGCGGGCGGCATGGGCGGCGCGCGAAGGGATGGTCTTCTGCACCTTGCCCAAGCGCTGCGCCTCGGCGCGCAACTGGGTGCGGGACGCCCCACCCAGGGCAAGCGCAATGAGGGCGCCATGATGTTCGGGCGGCGCGCCGGCAATCAGGGCGCCCAGGGTCAGGGGCAGACCCGCGCGCAGAGCGTCCACCAGTTCGGTAGGCCAGCGCAACACCCGCAACTTGTTCTTGGCGAACGACAGCCAGCTCTCCCC
This genomic stretch from Deinococcus betulae harbors:
- a CDS encoding putative bifunctional diguanylate cyclase/phosphodiesterase, whose protein sequence is MGHPLDANPAFLAYSPTPDAPSLAQLVHPDDDLAQRALEHFWTAHPTSLTLTARPHPDLLVPAGTTLELNLSAVPQPPPAPPLILLQVQVTEQAHFVLHAERKALPVTNAASTSLSTQEALQRTQDRLRTIMDHLPGIVGYKDRALRHQFGNAAYQEWYGRSPQEMQDIHIRDVIGEAMFALNEPHMRAALAGEPQHFERLFTDPAGRERYALFSYIPDQQPEGVQGFFVMAMDITERRQAELTLIEEREWARTTLNSIGDGVITTDPTGHITFINPVAQSLTGWTAEEAQGQAVEQVIPLTAAQPDALTAHPLRLALQERRRIDVERDELLTDRHGQVHAIVESAAPIVKKNGGLLGGVFVFHDVSEARVLSERMRYLAQHDVLTDLPNRVLLQDRVFETIQQARRLKTRFAVLFLDLDHFKHVNDALGHHVGDELLQAVADRLRGALRASDTVSRQGGDEFIILLPDVRATEHVERVIDKLMQAVTAPYTVAGRQLNITLSLGVALYPEDGQDTETLLQHADAAMYRAKGEGRNRHSFFSADLHQAAVSRQTLHTDLRLAVEQQQFTLVYQPKIDLQSRQVLGVEALLRWVRPGGQLVSPLDFIPVAEETRLILPLGAWVLEQACRQSQAWAHQHGMALTVSVNISPVQFTHASFLETVQRCLQVSGLAPEQLELELTESMLMANVGQVQQTLTALKGFGVRVSIDDFGTGYSSLSYLKTFPVDVLKIDRSFLRGVPGDEQASAVVTAIIALARSLKLDVIAEGVETDDQAGVLLNLGCTAMQGYLFGRPMPAAAVPPWWTEWVEEVVEA